In the genome of Hevea brasiliensis isolate MT/VB/25A 57/8 chromosome 14, ASM3005281v1, whole genome shotgun sequence, the window TGGGATCATTGTCACATTTCATTTCATAGCAAGCTCCACAGCTCAAGCCATCGTTGAATAGGGCAGTACTAAGTGCTGCAGTGTTAGTACCGTACCCTTGGCTGTACAAATTGCCATAACCGCAAGCACCTCCTGCAAGAAACACAAccattcaattcacatttaaactagcattttatttttttggccTAACAAAAAAGAAAGACACTTTCTTGATACTAACCCATTGTCCCAGTAGCATCACCCCCACCATAGAAAGTGGCATGACCACCTTGCCACCCTCCATAGTCCCCAGAAGTGCCTCTAAGGCAAAGATTGAGCACAAAGAGTAGAAGGGCAATTGCAGAGAATGCTGCTGTGGCCATTGTCTGTATATGTGTATTTGTTGAGGGAAAAATAGAATGAGAAAAAGGGTAGTCTTGATTGCTGAGTGCTTGGTGCTTAGGAAAAGTGAAGTGGGAGCATCCTTATATAGCTAAAGGAGGGAATAGTATTTGATGTGGACTAGGATACTAACAAGAGACAAGTTATAACAAAAGCTCATGGTTTTGAGAATTAGAGAAAGCCAAAgccataaaatttaaaatcaataaaaaaaaaaaactgatttcTGAAGTCATTTTCAAGAATCTAAATGCACATGCAAATGTTCAGAGTTGGCCTACCAACTTCTAATCCTAAGACCCCCTTGCACATGCATTTTATCAACTGTTTAGTTTACTTGTTCTTAGCATTAACATGTCTTGCGTGTGAAACTAGAAGTATATATGTGGAATTTTTCTTCCTTGAATGGCTCAGATTCCGCAAATTAACCTGCAATTTTCGGGCCATTGATTATGGGATTTGGGGGTCTAACTTGGGGGGTAGGTTCTAGAAGATAAGCATCAATTCAATGTTCTGCACATTATCTTGGTTCATTCTTGCAGACATATCATATCCTACTCTCTAATTTCAAGGCTTTAACTGCAGATAGATGAAAACATTTTGTGGTTTTGCCCATTTGGCCAAAGATATTCAATCTTGAAATGAAACTGTTTTCCTTCTTTAACCAAATTTCACTTGTGCAAACCAGCAATACTTTCCTCTTTGCATTAGTAGAAAAACGATAACATCCAAATAGTGTAAAGAACTTCCACCAAGTAACCTTTCTATTGGATTAAAACTGTTTTTTGGATTTAATTTAAAGAGTGTAGgcgatttaaaaaaaaagaaaaaaagagagaaaaaaacctAACTAGAACATGAACAAAAAGAAATTTTTATGTAAACCCGGTTTATCATAAATcgaaaacataaaataaataaactgATTTAGAGAAACATTTTTCTAGATGAAAATCTCCATAACATAATCATATGTCGGttgggataataataataataataaacatgaTTAAAAAGGTcttgaataaaaaaaattgttgaataaatTAGAAGCACACGTATGAAGATAATTAAGGGAAgttgaaaaaaagaagaaaatttgttGGGTAGTGAAAGTTGTGGATAGACGTAGAGGATTAGGCGTTTGAATTAAAAGATTAAGAGTTGATAATTACATATTGTTGTTATGTGTGTACcttgattttaatatatataattaaaaactcGACTGATAGTGTAATTAGAGACCTACCACGTTACATGCACATGCCTCTCCCGCCCTTTACGCCCCCTTGTATTCATGCATCCTTTTCATATCTATTTCTCAATATTTTGTTCTTTTTCTTTAAGTAATTAGTCTGATTAGGATTAGCCCGTGTATAGGTTATATAAAAATAAGGACTCTATTAAAATTGTTATGATTTTAATAACAATCTATTTCTATCATTAATTCCGTATGTGCCTTCTATTTATCgattaaaaaaaaatcacatttaCAAGATAACTTTGATATCTCTTCTACTATCCAAAGTCTAAACCAAGAAATTCTTTTGCCACCAAATCTTTCAACTTTTGTCTATTTTGTAATGGAACATAAGCTTTTCTATGACATTAAAACTCATTTTCATAGAAAAATAACATAAGCAtttctttaaatattttttaaagaattttaagaGATTCATACTCATTTGTGTAATACATTTAAAGATTATAATAACCCTCAAATGCTTTCCAGCAAAATTGATTAATTTCATCATTATTAATTAACTGTAATAACCTTATTGGATTAACATCATCTCTCATAGCATCACAATTTTTTTTCATGTGGGGAGGGACAAAATGTACctagatttgattttaattttaatttttacctATATATTTGACTGTTAAATCATATTTTCAATATTCAATGGGATTTGTCTGCATACAACGTCAAGATTTGCGGCTTGGGAACAAAAAATACTGGCAATGTCAAAAAGGAACAATTTTTCTCAATAGGTTGCAGAGAAAACTCATCATGGAGGAATGGAAAtattggaagaaaagaaaaggaagaaaaaaaagggtaatgcCTTAATTATTTCAAGATTTAGACCTTGACTGTGGAATTAATTATTCTCCTTTATTGAAGATTGAGACTAGAGAATGCCATGCACTATTAGTAGCATGGAGCCATAGAATATTTGCAAAGAAAGTAAGAAAACAGAAAAGGGTGAAGAATATTATTTGAgcctaaaatatattatttagaccattaaaattaattttaaatttaacatattttaattataagaatCCAAAATagctaaataatttttttaaaaaacaatGCAGATTGAAATCAAAGTCCTAAAGAGGCTACAATAAGAAGAACAATCTTGCACCAACTCAAAATGAGATCCACAGAAAGGTAGAAGGATTTTATCCAAATGCTGTCAGTCAGAGATCAAAATGAAAGAGCCCTTCACAAGGGGTTGTCTGTTAGTCCCAGTTGAAAGACACCAACAAACCCCAACATGCAGAGGACAATAGCCATAAGGGTTTTTGAATAGTCACTGTCTAATGGGTAGTTAACAACATGGCTGCTAAGGCCATCCGCAAACAACCCCACTTGGACCTTTCCCACAAGGTACAATTCACAAGAGAAAATTAAGGTGCAAACCCTACCATGTGAATTTGTGATGTAGAATTGGTAGTGTAGGCCACCATATAACCCTTGTAAGGGGAACAAGTTAGTTATACCTGGTGCCTTATGATTTGATTTTTAGATGCCTGATGACATGATATGTTGCATGGGTTAATAATACCCACCTTTCTGGAGAAACTAGTTGCTTAATCTTCTTATTTACAGATACTATTAATTTCATGATACTGTCAGTAGTAGCCTCTAGGCTAGCAAATCAGGAGGTAGTCTAGTTTGTCTTTCTTTACCTTTAAAAGAGTATGGACCATAGAATGATAAGATTTCGAGTTCAAGTTTTTCCATCTACATATTCTGAGATTCATCTCCTTTATAGTGAGAGTTGTTTAAGGGAGATTATATTAGAATAATCCCTCCTGCAATGTTATTAGCTAAAGTTCAGGGATATTTGGAAACATTAAATCTTACATCTAAATTCCATAATCACTCAAATGGGAGAAGGGAAGTGCAGCAATTCAAACCCTATCATATATATAAACTAAAACATAACTTCTTAAAATGGGATACTACTCCAGCAGATTTGCAGTAAACGGAACCCCAAATCCTGTTCCGCACCAATATCAGTCTTCTACTCTCATAAGAATGATGCAGACCATTGGAGTGGTGGAAATATAAAATAAGCAACGTTTTCAAACAAAGACAAAGGAATAAATGTCTGATGATTATCCTATTAGTAAAGGTGCAAGGCATAAAGGGATCTTGGAGCCTAGGCTTAAGGCATAGGCATGCGCCCTTGAAGATGAGGTGAAAAGCAACAAAATTTGCTAGAAAATTCAAAACTACCTATCACGCAAGGAAACTAAGCTTTAGTCAAAACTAAGCCACGAAGGGCAAGAAAGAGTGAGGGAAGACAAATTTATTAGGAAACGTATTTAAAACATAAAGAATGTCACTTTTTATCTCCTTATGAGTGAGGGACAATAATATAATAGGTTTCTTAAAACTCAATTTGGGAAAAAAGAACAAGGGAAAACAAACAAGAAGATTTAGGGGAAAATACAGGGATAGAAAACAGAAGAAAAGTTGAGAAGGAAAGAGTTAGGAGAACGGGAAAAAAAGGAAAATAGAGAACCAAGAGAGAGAGGAGATTGGAGAAGAGAAagcaacaacaacaacaaagAACCCTCATCGAAAAATAGAGGAGAGTGTAGAGATAAAGACTTAAGCCTGTTAAACCTTAAGCCTCAGGCACGCCCCTCCAACGATTAGTACAATCATGCAGCAGACCTCTTGTGTTTCAGCATGGCATCACATAGCTTTGCAGCATCTAGATTATCTCTAACATTATGCACTCTTACAATGTTTGCACCTCCCAGAATCCCAGCAGCAATAGAAGCAATGGTTGCAGGATCTCTTTCAATTGCTGCAGGGCGAGCACAAATTTCACCCAAAAATCTCTTTCTGGAAGGTCCAATAAGCATGGGAGCATGAGATGTGGCCAAGCTTTTCCTTGCAATCTCTGCTCGAATGGTTGGTAACCCCATAAGGATATCCAAATTATGCTTAGTGTTCTTTGAAAATCCAATTCCAGGGTCAATGATAATCCTCCATGCTGGGACACCTATTAATTCTGCATCTTTAATCTGCGAATACAACTCAAAGGCAACCTGCTTACAAACATTATCATATTGCAAGTTCTCACTATTTTGCATTGTTGTTGGGTCTCCTCTCATGTGCATTGCGACATAAGGAACCTCAAGGCCAGCAACAACCTTAGTCATGTTAGGGTCCAACTGCCCCCCAGATACATCATTTACAAGATGAGCTCCATTTTTCACTGCTTCTAAAGCAACTTCAGAGTAAAAGGTGTCCACAGATATGAGCTTTCCATTCATCTCAGGTATCTTTACAACAGCTTCCAAGACAGGCATTAGTCTATCTAATTCCTCCTGAGGGGATATCCTAGAGGCCATTGGTCTTGTTGATTGAGCACCAAAATCAATAATATCCGCCCCATCTGAAATCATCGAGCAGACATGAGAAACTACAGAATCCACAGACTGGAACTTTCCTCCATCACTAAAACTATCTGGGGTCAAATTAATAACACCCATCACAGAAGTCTTTCGTGACCAATCCCACAAGTGATTTCCAATCGGCAGCACTCTTTTCATCTCTTCCTTCCCAATGAGGTATTCACCACCCAGTTTCTCCCATGATTCAAAAAGTCCACCAGAATGTATTGATAAAGAATGCCAGCAAGCAACAGTATCATTCTCAACATCTGATCCCAGTAAATCCATCAATGGGGCCATTACAAATGGTCTCTCCCATATTCTCTCGTGAGGGACTGTAAGTGTATCTGAATTAATCCTAAACTTTCCATAGAACAATATATCCAAATCAATTGGTCTTGGTCCATATCTTATACCATCAGTACGACCCATATCCTTTTCAATCTTCTTAAGCACTCCCAACAACTCATGTGGACCAAATTTTGTAACAGCTCTAACTGCAGAGTTAAGAAAGTGAGGCTGATCAGTCACATAGGCAGGTGCTGTCTCATACAAACAACCATGTCTAGTAATGGTGATGCCAGATTTCTTCATCAACTGCAATGCATGGTTAAAATTACTAAGCCTATCACCCACATTGCTTCCTAAAGCAATTACTACTTCCTGCTCTTGAGAATGAAGCTCCACATGACTATCTGGGGCTGAATGGAGAAAGCACAAAGAAGATCCTGCAATGTATATTGATACAACTATCAAAGAACCAAAACTGTTATCCCTTGCAATACTAAAAGAATTCTTATTTACCAGacaaaatttcaaacaggtgaactaATAACATTAACCAGATTAGAGAACATAACCATGACCGATCAGGAAATAAGCTACCAAATTTGTCCAAATGCCATTTAGCCTGTGGGTATCTGATCGCAGTACAAATCAAATGTCTAACAACAAAACAATAAAAGGTAACTTAGCCCATCAAGAGTAAATAAACATTCTTACCTCCAAAGAGCTTCACGGCATCAAAAAGCCCTTGTTTAATGGGCATTAGCCGTTTGAAAAGGCTCATATCAGAAAGGTCTCAAGAGTTACAAAGTTCACTTCCAGTATCCAATTTGTGTCTTCTTCAGTATCAAATGTGCCATGTcgcaaaaaataaatatataaaactcAGTAACTAGAAAAGCAATTGCATAGATAGCATACATGAAAAACTAGAAGACGCTCCTCACCAATTGCGccctaattaaaataattttcagtTGCAAATTCTGGGCTTACATTAGCATTCAAAATAAATGCATGCTCTTTGTTTACCAACGCGACTCCAAGAGAGAAGAAGCAGAACTTCTAAAGTGTACCTTGGGACAAGTTAATAAGGTTTTATCCTTCCTACTTTCTTCCATGAATAGACAACTGAAATGGAGTAATGTACCTACACAAAATGCTAATTTTGTAATAGAGTTTGGAAACCGAAGATAACTCATATTTTCACCTGGAGTTTCTCAACGATTTATCGGAAGAAAGTTTTAGCAGTGAATAACATTAGACAGTGAAATATCGGAATGGGAGTGAAATATCGGAATGGGGTTGCAAGTGCAAAGGAATTGAAAGACGAAGCTTCCACACTTTCATATTGGATATGTGTCGAACAGGTTGTGTGCAATCCCAATGTAAAGCCCAGAACCCAAAAAGACACGCACTTTATATCAGAAGAAAAACCACCAAGAGACATAGATAATTTCAACAAGAAATATAAAGTTTACCGTTATAAATCTGGACGGAAGAGAGAGGAGAACATAAATTGGCAACAGCTGACTCTTATCACCTTTCTCTCAGGCTGCTAATATTCCACAGGACTTCGGTTGCCTCCGTAAGAAAAAAGCATTTACCTTTGTTAAAACTTTCAAAGATTCAATTTTTAGACAATTCAGATTGAACACTTTTAAGAAAGTGGAATTCCAATGGTGGGACTCACCACTCATTTTGCACTGGATGTCATTATTTTTCAACAGTAGAACTCGACAATATTAGTCATTGTCACAGTTCCGCACAATTCCTGAACATATGACTCGGCGTTTAAGCACCAATTCAAGCAAAGAAGGAATGTAAAGTCGCACCCTCAACCCTCAACTAAGCACTTGCacagcattaaaaaaaaaaaaaagttattttggAGTGTCCCGTTGATTGGATCTTATTAGaacaaatttaaataatatataattaaatttgaaatgtaTTTAAACATTTATATGATTCAGATTTTATATGGGCTTTTGGATAACAGAATAATTTATTGGTCTTTTCCTTAGTTCAGTAAAAGGCACCTCCAGTGTGCATTGCAAGAACTCAATAATGATTGGAAACAATGTTGCAATAGAGGTTCCAGGTTCCAACGTTGAGTTTAAGCCATTAACCGAAAAAAAAAGAGAACACAAAGCAAAGAATTGCAATTTAACTAAACATAGGAATTATCACATAGGACAACCCATCAAGCCAATCAACATTCTCCTGCATTCAAAAATCCGAGCATCGATGTCATCTGTAATCAACAACAACTACTATGCCTTAATTGCAAAGTAGCTGGGGCCGGCAACGTTACATGCTATCCCTAACAAAATTTCTAGAGTTACGAATTATTCATTTCATAAGAAGTATCAGCAAAGATAGCAGAGTAACTGTCATAGACGACATCACAAGTGGCTAATACTAATACAAGGAAGAGAGAGAGATCATCCATTGAAACTATtgagcaaataaaaaaaaatttcaatgttCTGAGCAATACAAATTTTGGATGGTAACAAACAGAATCTAACATGGGAGCACCTAGTATGAAATGATGCATCTGTAACAGGAACAACCTTCTATTCCAGCCTCATTAATCCCCAAGAAATGCAAATTTGATTCCAACACAGAGAAAACCTCTTATCTTAAAAAGCTGGTTAGCCAAAAACCAAAAGATCCCACTCAAGAGTAAAGAATCGAACTCCAAAGAATACCTTAGTCTGTCAATACGGTCAGTCTATAAACAATCCAACAAATACGATGGAGCAGAGTGTAGCCCAGCGAAAACCTTGAATCAAATACTGCTGCTTTCACTAGCCGAAATTGAGGGGCCTTCGGATTTAACTAGAAGAGTGCTTCTGCTACCAATATCTAGCCCCTGCAATCGCCCAAGAGGATCCTGTGGCAACATCTCCTGGAAGGCATGTGAATGAGATGCAGCACCCATAGGCTGATGTGGAATTGGCATGTTAGACTGAAAGAGatgaaactgcggcatttgcatGTTTTGGGTGTTAACTTGCCTAGGTTGTGACTGGGGTAGAAAATAGGAAGATTGGGTGTACGGCACATGGTGCATTCCCAAATTATAGGTATCTGTTGGTGTCATCAGTTCTCCAGTGGCAATCTTGAGTCTCTCTACTTCCTTCTTTAGCGCCTCATTCAGAGCTGCATATCACAAAAGTTACACAGCAGCTTAAACCGTTAGAAACTTCAAACTTACGATCAAATGCAAATGAAGAACTGGAGAAATGTCTAAGTCAGAAAGAAAATGCGAGAGAAATATGTTATTCCTCACAACATATTGAAGTCTTCCATCAGAAAATATAGACTAGAAAGTTCATACACCAAGTATACCAGTAGTAATGAGAAATTTCATATTCCAAGTGGCAGAACCCCAGAAAGTGGTCCAGATTGATGGAACAGCAGTCAATAATTATATTGTGACAGTATTTATGGCCCAAGTAAGCAGCACCACTTAATTTCAGATCATGCAGAAAATACTTATTACACTTCAGAATATCATTGGCATGTGTTGAAAAACCATGGAACAGTCCTCAAAGCCTCCAATCTCTATGTCCTCAACAGCTTAGTACTTTCTCAAAAAGATGCATCCAACAATGAACGAGCTAATAAAATTAAAGCAGGAAAGCTTAAAACGAACCATCACGTAATTGAGCCTGTTGTTCCATAGCATGTAAGCGAAGCTTAAGCTCAGTGTTCTCAGTACTCAGACCTGTTGTATCTCTCTGAAAAATAACCAAGAGCATTAATAAATGGCActagaaaaaataaaattaaaataaaataaaaaacttaGCAGCTCTTATTCAAACCTAAAATGCATCTATGATCACAAGAACAAACATAAAACAAAAAAGAAATAGAAGGCTAATCATGAAGCTTTGATCTAATACAATCAACGTGGTTTATTTTCATGAAACATGGTTTTAGACCTGGAATAGTGTGAGCTGTGCAGAAAGTGTAGTTGCTTCTGTCTGAAGGGTCTGCACTTTTCTTTCAAGTTCTGATATATAACGGGCTTTCCTCTCTTTTGACCGAGCAGCAGATTGTCGATTTGCAATAATCCTGTATAAATTATGGTTTTAGAGGAAAGCTAAAGAATGTACACTGCCCTGACAGCCATTTCCATCACTAGGTGCAAGTGAATCAGATTCATGAAACAAAAACTGTAAGAAACAGTTACCTTCAAGAATATAATGCGTACTAagtacaaaaaataaatatgtggAACAAGtgtaatcatttaaaaaaaaataaaagaataattcaACAAATCATTCTGCAACTCCCGTTGATCATTGCGATACAAAACACTCATGCAAATCTATTTTTCGATTCAAACTTTTGAAAAAATCATTTGCCATGCAATCAAACGTGTTGATGGTAGCAGACTGACAATCACTCAATGACtggattatattttttaataggcTGCACAGACTAGCAGCTAACTATGTGGCTTTTACTTCCTAAAATGTAGCATGTGTAGGGCAACATCAATAATTGAAACTACAGATATTAGTATGATTGGAAGATCTCTGATTAattgaaaaaacaaaaaaaaaaaggattgtaGCTATTCCGTGGAGCTTAATTGGCCAATGCATGTTGATTATGAAACATATGGCACAATCCCCagagatgggtaaccagaggtcaAGAGGGTAATCAGATAAGTACATCATACAATTTCCTGGACCCCACATAGAAGACGGCATTACCAAAATGTCTATTACACTTTTTCGATGTCTTGACAGAACCTACCATCAGCCCATCATATCATTATAGAGCAGTCCATGCATGCATAAAAGCTCTCATCCAACTTTACACTCAACTCAACCAGGCGTTAATTCTGATTAGTTGGGTTTAGATATGCAAATCCATTTCCATCACTCCACTAGTTTTAGGGCTACATCTTCAGAAATGACCAAACTATGTTTAAGGCACTTAATTAAGACATCACAGGTTCACAAACtaaatcagaaaaaaaaaatgcccGTGATTTAATTACTAATATAATATCATGAACACAATAACCAATAGACAGATTGCTTAGAAACATAGAGATCTTTGGCAGGCTGCTTTGGATTAAGAATCCATTATGCTTCTAAATCACCAAAATTCATACAGCTTCTTTTTTTATCCTACCAACATTTATGGATCCCTACTAGGCTTCACATTTAAAGACTATAACCTCCCCAGAAAGAAGAAAGAGTCTGACCCAAGAAGCTTAACCATATAATTACAAAGCAAATCCACCAAACACCAATCCAATTTTGACACACGTAATAAAGGACGCCCAGTTATAATGCGATAAGACTATAGAACATAGTACCATATCTAAAACACAATCTGTTCAGCTCAAGCAAAAATGAGCACCACCCATTTGCGCTTTAAAGCAAAGAACTTTATCTAGAATTGCAACGACATCcacttaataatattaataacagCATCAACAACGATACCAGTTGACAATTTAGAAGTCAACCAAAACAAAATAACTTTTACAAAATGTGAAGTGAAAATATAAAGACAAAACCTTTTGGCTCGTTTTGGATCCAGAGTCCACAGCTCAGCAAGTTTATCAGGAGCCATAGCTTTCTTGGCCTCTATAGACTCCATAATCGAAGACCCATCAACAGAATTGCTATACCTATGCCTAGGCCGGACATTCTTCTCTCCCTCCAAGTCGACCCCGCAGCCGCCACCACTCGACCCATGAACCGCATTGTCAGGTTTGAGGCTAGAGGGGTCTTCATCGGGTCTGGATCCGAGCTTTTCAATATCCATATAGGTGCAGAAGAGGTCATCTTCGGATCCGAGCTCGTCGAAGGAGCTTCCGGATGGACCTTCGAATGGGTCCGGGACAAGATCCAGGTCTTCAGGAAGACGGAAATGGACCTCGGAATGGGCTCGACGGTGACAAGAACTCCGGATAGAAAATGGTTGTCCTTGACCATGAGGAAAGTTTTGGGTTTCTGGAGTTGGGTTAGTTTTCGGGTTGGGGTTTTTGTTTG includes:
- the LOC110633926 gene encoding folate synthesis bifunctional protein, mitochondrial, whose translation is MSLFKRLMPIKQGLFDAVKLFGGSSLCFLHSAPDSHVELHSQEQEVVIALGSNVGDRLSNFNHALQLMKKSGITITRHGCLYETAPAYVTDQPHFLNSAVRAVTKFGPHELLGVLKKIEKDMGRTDGIRYGPRPIDLDILFYGKFRINSDTLTVPHERIWERPFVMAPLMDLLGSDVENDTVACWHSLSIHSGGLFESWEKLGGEYLIGKEEMKRVLPIGNHLWDWSRKTSVMGVINLTPDSFSDGGKFQSVDSVVSHVCSMISDGADIIDFGAQSTRPMASRISPQEELDRLMPVLEAVVKIPEMNGKLISVDTFYSEVALEAVKNGAHLVNDVSGGQLDPNMTKVVAGLEVPYVAMHMRGDPTTMQNSENLQYDNVCKQVAFELYSQIKDAELIGVPAWRIIIDPGIGFSKNTKHNLDILMGLPTIRAEIARKSLATSHAPMLIGPSRKRFLGEICARPAAIERDPATIASIAAGILGGANIVRVHNVRDNLDAAKLCDAMLKHKRSAA
- the LOC110633899 gene encoding transcription factor RF2b gives rise to the protein MQDPPNPNKNPNPKTNPTPETQNFPHGQGQPFSIRSSCHRRAHSEVHFRLPEDLDLVPDPFEGPSGSSFDELGSEDDLFCTYMDIEKLGSRPDEDPSSLKPDNAVHGSSGGGCGVDLEGEKNVRPRHRYSNSVDGSSIMESIEAKKAMAPDKLAELWTLDPKRAKRIIANRQSAARSKERKARYISELERKVQTLQTEATTLSAQLTLFQRDTTGLSTENTELKLRLHAMEQQAQLRDALNEALKKEVERLKIATGELMTPTDTYNLGMHHVPYTQSSYFLPQSQPRQVNTQNMQMPQFHLFQSNMPIPHQPMGAASHSHAFQEMLPQDPLGRLQGLDIGSRSTLLVKSEGPSISASESSSI